The following proteins are encoded in a genomic region of Liolophura sinensis isolate JHLJ2023 chromosome 7, CUHK_Ljap_v2, whole genome shotgun sequence:
- the LOC135471345 gene encoding uncharacterized protein LOC135471345, producing MGTGVSRSPASGVGANPRAVYMDRRAKQVKQNLKLDVPVLVDIEHGSIHYRYSQKGGKAVSRRIEQPHEGDDRVKKADYFYHSRLQDFGKDASYNKENNWKFYYVSKGPNSAHQKKVYYVFGKGNITSVDGKVTKPSEVKDMDEFTWPSEHKLAHPTDMFYTLELPEGYVDDSDTDLLLEDLDSTADKSLIGLTLNHNDSAEDLKKRLAVKILKAASNIHIYFMGQELRNEDIIGDLRDEERRDASLFKVLLKIM from the exons ATGGGAACGGGAGTTAGCCGCTCTCCAGCGAGCGGTGTCGGAGCGAACCCTCGCGCTGTTTACATGGATAGGCGAGCCAAACAAGTAAAACAG AATTTAAAACTTGATGTGCCAGTGTTAGTGGACATTGAGCATGGCTCAATTCATTACCGGTATAGTCAGAAGGGAGGCAAAGCAGTGAGCCGGAGGATTGAACAGCCACATGAAGGAGATGACAGAGTGAAGAAAGCTGACTACTTCTACCATTCCAGATTGCAGGATTTTGGCAAAG atgCTTCTTACAACAAGGAAAATAACTGGAAATTCTACTATGTATCAAAAGGCCCAAATAGTGCCCACCAGAAGAAGGTATATTACGTGTTTGGGAAGGGGAATATCACCTCAGTGGATGGCAAGGTCACCAAGCCGTCTGAGGTCAAAGACATGGATGAATTTACCTGGCCCTCTGAACACAAACTCGCTCATCCTACAGACATGTTTTACACCCTTGAACTGCCAGAAG GTTATGTGGATGATTCGGACACTGACTTGCTGCTGGAGGATTTGGATTCCACAGCTGATAAAAGCCTGATTGG ATTGACGTTAAACCACAACGACTCAGCTGAGGACTTGAAGAAAAGGCTGGCTGTCAAGATTCTCAAAGCCGCATCAAACATCCACATCTACTTCATGGGACAGGAATTAAG GAATGAAGATATCATTGGGGATTTGAGAGATGAAGAAAGGAGAGATGCATCTCTGTTCAAAGTTTTGCTGAAGATTATGTAG